The Hymenobacter sp. DG01 sequence GAAGCTGAAAGACTTCAACTCGTACCTCAACTTCCACAAAGAGCACGACGTGAAGCTGCACTCGGGGGCTGGCGTAGGCATGGCCCGCGTAGCCCGGTTCATTCTCGGCCAGCAGGACATCCGCGACTGTGTGCCCTTCCTCATCAGCCGCGACAATGTAATCTAGCTTTCCTTTCCAGCAAGCGCCCGGTTTTTGGCCGGGCGTTTTGCTTTCAATCGGGTGCCGGTTATCAGGACGAAACTGGCAACTGGCAACCGATAACTGGTAACTCAATAACCCAAGCTTCCCGGAGCCCACCCAACGGCGGCAACGGGGCGGGGTGGTGCAAGGAGCGGGGTGATAGAAATCAGGGGGGATTCTGACGCAAGTCGGTCCGCGAATTGACCACCCCGTTTTTCGGGGTTTCGATAATAATTGCTGACTACTTCGGGTTTAGACCAGGGGTAGGACATTCATTAGATTTCGCGGGCGGCCGCAGCCTGGCGGTGGCCCGCGAAATCATAGCTTTTAACTCTATGCAACTCGGCAAACTCACGCTTCAGAACCCAGTATGCCTGGCGGCCGCGCCCTGGCAGCTCGAGGGCACGGGCCACGAGCGGCTGGGGGCCATCTTCACCCGCACCGTGACTATGGAGCCCAAGCCTGGGCTCTACGAAGAAGGCATCTGGCAGGTCGCCGACCAGACCCTGCTCAATGCCACCCACATGCGCACCGAAAGCGCCGAGATTCTGGTGCAGGAGCACCTGCCCAACCTGCGTCGCTACGGCGTGCCGGTGCTGGTGAGCATCACAGCCCCCGGTATTCCCGGCTTCCGTAAGATTGCCCGCTTCCTGGCCCGCGAAGCCGGCGAGCTGATTGCGGGGGTAGAAGTGTACATGGCCCAGCCCGATACGGGGAAAGGAGAGGAACTCAACGCCCGGTTTGTGCATGAGGCCACCCAGGCCGTGCGCAACGAACTAGGCCCCGACGCCGCCGTAATTGTGAAGCTGCCGCCGTGGCCGGAGCACATCCGGGGCCTGGCCCTGGGAGCCCAGGCCGGCGGGGCCAACGCGCTGGCCGCAACCAACTTATTAAAAGGACTACATCTGCCCGACGATGCTACGGCTACCCCCCTCGTGGGCGGGCTGTCCGGCGAAGCCCTCCGCCCTGTGGCCTTGCGCTGCGTGTGGGAGTTGGCACACGATGAAAACATCCGGCTACCTATATTCGGAACTGGCGGGGTGTTTACGGCCAGCCATGTTGCGGAGTATCTGCGCTGCGGCGCCAGTGCCGTGCAAATTGCCAGCGGCGAGTGGCTGGAGCCCGGCCTATCGGCCCGCCTAGCCACAGAATGCGGGCATTTGATGCCGGTGCCGCTGTAACGCCAAGCCCCGTTTTGTGGCCGGTGGCGGCCTGCTGCCTGTGTAGAGTATTGTTTTTACGCCCTGCGAAGCGCAAGCTTCGCGCTACTTCCCACCCCATGCAAACCCTTCTCACCCGAGTACACGCGGCCAACAGCCTGCTCTGCGTAGGCCTCGACCCCGTGGGCGACGACGCGCAGGTAGCGCGCCGCCTGGCCGAAGTCATTGATCAGACCAGCGAGTACGCCGCCGCTTTCAAGCCTAACCTGGCCTTTTTCCTGAGCCGGGAAGAGGGTGTGAAGCTGCTCCGCGACACCGTGCAGCGCATTCCGCAAGGTATTCCGGTAATCCTGGACGGTAAGTTCGGCGACATTGCCAACACCGCCGACCACTACGCCCGCTTTGCCTACGACGTAATCGGGGCTGATGGCGTAACGGTAAATCCTTACATGGGCGACGACGCCATAGTGCCCTTCGCCCGCCCCGGCAAGCTGGTGTTCGTGCTAGCCAAAACCAGCAACAAGCCCACTCATTCTCTGCAGGATGTGGCCCTGACTCGTGGTGGCTCCCTTTCTGATTGCGCCGCCACCGTAGCCCGCAAGCTGGATGAGCAACATGGCGGCATCGGGCTGGTAGTAGGCGCTACCAATGCCGAAGCCGTAGCTCGCATGCGTAGCCTCACGCCCGAACAGTGGTTCCTAGTGCCTGGCGTAGGTGCCCAGGGCGGTGACCTGCAAGCCACATTGAAAGCTGGCCTGCGGCCTGATGGCTCCGGTCTTCTCATTAATACCTCGCGGGCGTTGTGGCAGGCAGCTGATGCCGGTGCCGCCGCTCGGGAGCTGGTGGAGCAGATCAACCAGTTCCGGCCGGTAGCGGTATAGCCTAGGGCTAGTAGATGGTAAAGGGCCGTCATGCTGAGCTTGCCGAAGCATCTTACGTGCTGATGTTGTAAGGCTACCCCCACCTCACCACGCGAGCTGCTTCGGCAAGCTCAGCATGACGCTTCACTTACGTAGCTCTTCATACTATATAACAACATACTACCCTTGACTTCTCCCTCCCTACCCCCCTTCACCTCCGAAACCCTGGAGCAGCAACTGCTGCAGGAAGATGCGCTGCTACGCGGGCACTTCCGCCTTTCCTCTGGCCTTCACTCTGATACATATGTGCAGTGCGCCCGGTTTTTGCGCCGGCCCGACCTGGCAGCCCTCGCCGCGGCCGAGCTGGCCCGCCGGATTCAGGAAGCTGGGTTGCAGCCCGATGTGGTGGTAGGGCCGGCTATGGGCGGCGTAGTGATTGGGTATGAGCTGGCTCGGCAATTGGGCGTGCCCGGCATCTTTACCGAGCGGGATGATACCGGCCAAATGACCCTGCGGCGGGGCTTTACCATTGAGCCAGGCCAAAAAATTGTTATTGCCGAAGACGTAGTGACTACCGGCAAGAGCACCAACGAGGTAGCACGGGTGCTGGAGGGGCTGGGCGCAAAAGTTTTGGCCGTAGCAAGTTTAATTGACCGCACAGGTGGGAAAGCTGAGCTAACTTTTCCGAACTTTGCCCTGCTGCCGGTAACGGCGGCCACCTACGCACCCGATGATTGTCCGCTTTGCCGGGCAGGTATTCCGGTGGTGAAACCCGGCAGTCGGCCGGAAAAAGCGTTTTCTTAAACCTACCGCAGCGGCAACCGGCCCAGCGGCAAGGCATTTTCGGCGTACCCTGCGCGGGTATGCTTCCTCACATGGGCAACTGGCCTAGCCGTGGGAAACCCGAAAAATAGATAACCATCCTCCTTTTGGACTCTACCCAAAGAACCATACAGCTTCTGCTCAAGCCCGGCCAACATGATGGCGAGGGCCAACGGGTTGCCGAAGCTGCCCAACGCCACCTCGGCCTCTCTACTGGCCGGGTGCAAAGCACCGCTCTCTACACGGTGCGCTACCCCGTGAGCGACGAGCAACTGCGCGACTTCGCCACCCACTGCCTTCAGGACCCAGTGCTGCACGACGTGGCCCTCGACGAGTTCCGCCACGGCTCCGAATACAAAAGCTACATCTTGGTGGCCAAGCTGCCCGGCGTAACCGACGACGAAGGAATATCGGCGCAGAACGCCCTCGGCGACTTCCTGAACCAGCCGCTGGACATCCATACCCAGCATATCTTTAGTAAACGGCTCTACTTCCTGGAGCACGAGCTGCCGGAGAGTAGTCTGCGCCGCCTAGCGGAAGACTTGCTCGGCAACAAAATGATTAACCGCTTCGAGGTCGGCCCCATAGCCCAGATTCGCGACTACACGCCGCGGCCGGGTGGTGGGGCCGAATCTATTACGGACACGGTGCGCCTCGTAGGCCTGTCGGATGAGGAGCTGGTCAAGCTGTCGAAAGACAACCTTTACGCCCTGAACCTGGAGGAAATGCGCGTCGTGCGCGACCATTACACTGGCATTGCCGCTGAGCGCCAAGCCGCCGGCCTACCCCAGGACCCCACAGACTGCGAGCTGGAAATCATCGCTCAGACCTGGTCGGAGCACTGCAAGCACAAAGAGTTCAGCGCCGTTATTAAGTACAAGGATGCGGACACCGGTGAGGAGTTTGAAGTAGACTCCTTGTTCAAAACTTACATCAAGAACGCTACCTCCGAGGTAGACCGCCAGCTCCGCGCCAACGGCAACGACTGGCTGATCAAGGTGTTCAGTGACAACGCCGGCGCCGTGCGCATCAACCCCGAGTCGTTGTTCGTGTGGAAGGTGGAGACGCACAATTCTCCCTCGGCCATTGACCCCTACGGTGGAGCTATTACCGGCATTCTGGGCAACAACCGCGACCCGCTGGCGACTGGCATTGGGGGCGCGCGGCTGCTGTTCAACACCAACGTGCTCTGCTTCGGCAACCCCGAGTTCAACGGCACTTTGTTGAGCAATCAGCTGCACCCGCGCCGCATTTTCGAAGGTGTGCGCAAGGGTATTGAGGATGGCGGCAACAAGTCGGGCGTGCCGACGGTGAATGGGGCCATTGTGTTCGATGACCGGTACGCTGGCAAGCCGCTGGTGTACTGTGGCACTGGCGCTGTGATGCCCATGCAACTCGCTGGCCTCGACTCGTGGGAGAAGAACATTGACGCCCAGGACCGCATCATTATGGCCGGGGGCCGGGTGGGCAAAGACGGTATCCACGGCGCTACCTTCTCCTCTATTGAGCTAGACGAAACCTCGCCCGCCACGGCCGTGCAAATTGGCTCGCCCATTACGCAGAAGCTGGCCATGGACTTCCTGATCCTGGCTACCCGCCGCGGCCTCATCAAGTGCAGCACCGATAATGGTGCGGGGGGCTTGTCCTCGTCCATTGGAGAGTTGGCTACTATCAGCGGCGGGGCCGTGGTGGAGCTGGAGAAAGTGCCCCTGAAGTACCCTGGCCTACGCCCCTGGGAAATCTTCGTGTCGGAGTCGCAGGAGCGGTTCTCGTTGGCGGTTGAGCCCGCGAAGATGGCTGAGCTAATGGCCCTAGGCCAGGAAATGGAAGTGGAGCTGACGGATATCGGCTACTTCACCTCCAATGGCAGCCTTGATGTGCGCTTCGACGGTGAGTCGGTGGCGCGCATCGACATGGAGTTCCTGCACAATGGCGTGCCGCGCAAAGTGCTGGAAGCCGAGTGGCAGAAGCCCGCCGCTCAGGAGCCCGCAGTGGAATCACAAGAAAGCGTAGAGAGGTTCCACCTACACTTTCAGCCGTCTTCCAGTGCTAGCAGTATTCAACACGAAAAGCTTGCCCGTGCAGATAATGGTGATGGAATAAAAATTTCCATGACGAAAGTGCTTACCTATTTGCTGGGCAGCCTCAACATCTGCTCCCGCGAGTCGGTAATTCGGCAGTACGACCACGAGGTGAAGGGCCGCACGATTATCAAGCCGCTGATGGGCGCAACGGGTCAGGCGCCGCAGGATGCCGCCGTGGTGCGCTTCAACTTCGAGAGCTGGGAAGGCGTGGCCGTGAGCAACGGCATTCTGCCCCGCTTCGGTGATTTGGACGCCTACCACATGTCGGCTGGCGCGTTCGACGAGGCCGTGCGCCAGATTGTAGCGGTAGGAGGGAAGCTGCCCAACCTGAGCTACGGCGACGGCAACTTCTGGTCGGTCAACGACAACTTCTGCGTGCCCGACTCGGTGTACGACCCCGCCACCAACCCCGACGGCAAGCTCAAGCTGGCCAAGCTGGTGCGCATGTGCCAGGCCCTGCGCGATGCTACGGCGGCCTACTGCATCCCGCTCACCTCAGGCAAGGACTCCATGAAGAACGACTTCAAAGCCGATGGCGTGAAGATTTCCGTTCCACCGACGGTCCTGTACTCCATGACCGCCAAAATTGAGGACGTTCGTCGCACCATCACCTCCGACTTCAAGCAAGCCGATGACGTGGTGTACCTGCTGGGCGAGACCTACGACGAGCTGGGTGGCTCGGAGTTCTACCAGCTCTTCGGCGAGCTAGGTGCCAATGTGCCTAAGGTGCGTTTCGAAGAAGCCAAAGCCCTTTACACCCTGATGGGCGAGGCTAACGAGAAAGGCCTCATTCAATCCTGCCACGACCTGTCGGATGGTGGCTTAGCCGTTGGCCTAGCGGAAGCCACGTTCGGTTATGGCTTTGGCGCTGAGATAGAACTGCCGGAAGGCCTGCCGGTGCATGTGCAGCTGTTCTCGGAGTCGCACTCCCGCTTTGTAGCCACGGTAGCCCCCGAGGATGTGGTGGCGTTTGAGCAGCACTTTGGCGCCCATGCTACCCGCCTTGGCTGGGTAACCCAGAATGGTCATTTGCATGTGCGCCAAACTGGTAAAACCATCATTTCGGCCAGCACGGCGGCCCTGCGCCAGGAGTGGACGAACGGCCCGGTAAACCGCATTATCGGCTTCGGCCAGCACGAAACCGTACAGTAAGCATGGACGAACAACCCAAACTGCCGGACCTGAATACGCCCCCCCGGCCTCAGCTCGACCACGGCGGACCCGTTACGGATGCGAACGGTAGCCTGCAGGTACTCGGCTTCAAGAGCGTGGACGCTGGTCATGAATCAACTGAGCCCTTGAAAGGCTCGGAAGAACAACCTGACAACCAGCAACTGGCAACCGGCAACTCAACGGTGCGAGCCCTCATCCTGACGGGCTTTGGCATCAACTGCGAAGAGGAGTTTGCCGCCGCCTACCAACTGGCTGGCGCCGAACCTACCATTGTGCACCTGAACCAGGTGCTGCACGGCCACGTCAGCATCCACGACTACGACATCCTGAACTTCCCCGGTGGCTTTAGCTTCGGCGACGACTTGGGCTCGGGTGTGGTGCTAGCTAACAAGCTGCGCTACCGCAAAAACGCCGAGGGCCGCACCCTGCTCGACGACATCAAGCAGTTTATTGCCAACGGCAAGTTCGTGCTGGGCATCTGCAACGGCTTCCAAGTGCTGGTGAAGCTAGGCCTATTGCCCAACCTCAGCGGCAACGTAACGCCCGAAGTAACCCTCACGCACAACGCCTCTGGCCGCTACGAAGACCGGTGGGTGCGCCTGAAAGTCAACCCCAAGTCGAACTCCCCCTTCCTGAAAGGCATCGACAGTATGGAGGTGCCCGTGCGCCACGGTGAAGGCCGCTTGATCATCAAGGGCGAAGAAACCCTGGCTGAAATCGAAGCCCGCGCCCTGAACTGCCTGGCCTACACTGATTTCGACGGCTCGCCGACGGACGTGTATCCGCACAACCCCAACGGCGCCGACCTGAACTGCGCCGGCCTGACCGACACTACCGGCCAAGTATTCGGGCTGATGCCACACCCCGAGGCTTTCCTCTCGCTCTACAATCACCCCGACTGGGCCCGGCGCAAGCGCCAGAACCCCGGCCTGAGTGAGGAAGGGGATGGCCTCCGCCTGTTCCGCAACATTGTGGAGTACGTAGCCGCCCTCCACGGTGGACCCCACCCCCCGGCCCCCTCCCCGGTGGGGAGGGGGAGCCAGACAACAACAAAGCCCGAAACTAGTATCGAAGAGAATGTATTCACTACCACGCCGCAGAAGTGGGAGGTGTTGAAGGAGTTTGCTCGGGATATGCGGAAGCAGCCTACTCCGGCAGAAGAGAAGTTATGGGAAGCATTGCGAGGCCAGCAACTGGCTGTAAAGTTTCGGCGGCAGCACGCCATTGATGCCTATATCGTTGACTTCGTTACGATTCCGGATAAGCTGATTGTGGAAGTGGACGGCGACGTGCACCTGGAGCCAGAACAGATTGAGTATGACGCTGGCCGGACCCACGCGCTCCAGGAGCTGGGCTACCAGATTATCCGCTTCACTAATGAAGAGGTAATCAACAGATTGGATGAAGTACTGACTACCATCCAGCAGCACCTGACGCATACCAACGAAAACCATCGGTTGCGCAATAACTCTTAACAGCCACTAATACTAAACCAGCCCACTGTCGCCTGGCACCCCCTCCCTACCGGGGAGGGGGCCGGGGGGTGGGGTACTCGTATGAACACCCTCAACCACTTCGATACCCCCCAGCTCGAACTCCTGCACCGCGGCAAAGTCCGTGATTCGTACCGTGCGCCTTCCGGTGAGCGTCTCATCGTAGTTACCGATCGGCTGTCGGCCTTCGACTCGGTGCTGGAAACGCCGGTGGCCCACAAAGGCGCGGTGCTGAACGGGCTGGCTGCTTTCTGGTTCGAGAAAACACAGCACATCATCCCGAACCATGTGATTTCGCTGCTCGACCCGAATGTGACGCTGGCCAAGGAGGCTGAGCCGATTCGGGTGGAGATGGTGGTGCGGAACTACCTCACCGGCTCCATGCTGCGCGGTTACCAGAGCGGCCAGCGCACCTTCTCGGGCGTGACGGTGCCGGACGGCCTGACCAAGCACCAGAAGTTCCCCGAGCCCATCGTAACGCCGACTACCAAGGAGGAATCGGACCGCGAAATCACGCCCGAGAACCTGGTGTCGGAAGGCTGGGTGTCGGCGGAGCTGTACGAGAAGATGCGGGTGAAGTCGCTGGAGCTGTTCAACTTCGCTTCGCAGTGGATGGCCGAGCGCGGCATCATCCTGGTGGACACCAAGTATGAGTTTGGCCTGCTGGATGGGGAGCTGATCCTGATTGACGAAATCCACACGCCCGATTCA is a genomic window containing:
- a CDS encoding dihydroorotate dehydrogenase, producing MQLGKLTLQNPVCLAAAPWQLEGTGHERLGAIFTRTVTMEPKPGLYEEGIWQVADQTLLNATHMRTESAEILVQEHLPNLRRYGVPVLVSITAPGIPGFRKIARFLAREAGELIAGVEVYMAQPDTGKGEELNARFVHEATQAVRNELGPDAAVIVKLPPWPEHIRGLALGAQAGGANALAATNLLKGLHLPDDATATPLVGGLSGEALRPVALRCVWELAHDENIRLPIFGTGGVFTASHVAEYLRCGASAVQIASGEWLEPGLSARLATECGHLMPVPL
- the pyrF gene encoding orotidine-5'-phosphate decarboxylase, yielding MQTLLTRVHAANSLLCVGLDPVGDDAQVARRLAEVIDQTSEYAAAFKPNLAFFLSREEGVKLLRDTVQRIPQGIPVILDGKFGDIANTADHYARFAYDVIGADGVTVNPYMGDDAIVPFARPGKLVFVLAKTSNKPTHSLQDVALTRGGSLSDCAATVARKLDEQHGGIGLVVGATNAEAVARMRSLTPEQWFLVPGVGAQGGDLQATLKAGLRPDGSGLLINTSRALWQAADAGAAARELVEQINQFRPVAV
- a CDS encoding AIR synthase-related protein; translated protein: MDSTQRTIQLLLKPGQHDGEGQRVAEAAQRHLGLSTGRVQSTALYTVRYPVSDEQLRDFATHCLQDPVLHDVALDEFRHGSEYKSYILVAKLPGVTDDEGISAQNALGDFLNQPLDIHTQHIFSKRLYFLEHELPESSLRRLAEDLLGNKMINRFEVGPIAQIRDYTPRPGGGAESITDTVRLVGLSDEELVKLSKDNLYALNLEEMRVVRDHYTGIAAERQAAGLPQDPTDCELEIIAQTWSEHCKHKEFSAVIKYKDADTGEEFEVDSLFKTYIKNATSEVDRQLRANGNDWLIKVFSDNAGAVRINPESLFVWKVETHNSPSAIDPYGGAITGILGNNRDPLATGIGGARLLFNTNVLCFGNPEFNGTLLSNQLHPRRIFEGVRKGIEDGGNKSGVPTVNGAIVFDDRYAGKPLVYCGTGAVMPMQLAGLDSWEKNIDAQDRIIMAGGRVGKDGIHGATFSSIELDETSPATAVQIGSPITQKLAMDFLILATRRGLIKCSTDNGAGGLSSSIGELATISGGAVVELEKVPLKYPGLRPWEIFVSESQERFSLAVEPAKMAELMALGQEMEVELTDIGYFTSNGSLDVRFDGESVARIDMEFLHNGVPRKVLEAEWQKPAAQEPAVESQESVERFHLHFQPSSSASSIQHEKLARADNGDGIKISMTKVLTYLLGSLNICSRESVIRQYDHEVKGRTIIKPLMGATGQAPQDAAVVRFNFESWEGVAVSNGILPRFGDLDAYHMSAGAFDEAVRQIVAVGGKLPNLSYGDGNFWSVNDNFCVPDSVYDPATNPDGKLKLAKLVRMCQALRDATAAYCIPLTSGKDSMKNDFKADGVKISVPPTVLYSMTAKIEDVRRTITSDFKQADDVVYLLGETYDELGGSEFYQLFGELGANVPKVRFEEAKALYTLMGEANEKGLIQSCHDLSDGGLAVGLAEATFGYGFGAEIELPEGLPVHVQLFSESHSRFVATVAPEDVVAFEQHFGAHATRLGWVTQNGHLHVRQTGKTIISASTAALRQEWTNGPVNRIIGFGQHETVQ
- the pyrE gene encoding orotate phosphoribosyltransferase — protein: MTSPSLPPFTSETLEQQLLQEDALLRGHFRLSSGLHSDTYVQCARFLRRPDLAALAAAELARRIQEAGLQPDVVVGPAMGGVVIGYELARQLGVPGIFTERDDTGQMTLRRGFTIEPGQKIVIAEDVVTTGKSTNEVARVLEGLGAKVLAVASLIDRTGGKAELTFPNFALLPVTAATYAPDDCPLCRAGIPVVKPGSRPEKAFS
- a CDS encoding phosphoribosylformylglycinamidine synthase subunit PurQ, which codes for MDEQPKLPDLNTPPRPQLDHGGPVTDANGSLQVLGFKSVDAGHESTEPLKGSEEQPDNQQLATGNSTVRALILTGFGINCEEEFAAAYQLAGAEPTIVHLNQVLHGHVSIHDYDILNFPGGFSFGDDLGSGVVLANKLRYRKNAEGRTLLDDIKQFIANGKFVLGICNGFQVLVKLGLLPNLSGNVTPEVTLTHNASGRYEDRWVRLKVNPKSNSPFLKGIDSMEVPVRHGEGRLIIKGEETLAEIEARALNCLAYTDFDGSPTDVYPHNPNGADLNCAGLTDTTGQVFGLMPHPEAFLSLYNHPDWARRKRQNPGLSEEGDGLRLFRNIVEYVAALHGGPHPPAPSPVGRGSQTTTKPETSIEENVFTTTPQKWEVLKEFARDMRKQPTPAEEKLWEALRGQQLAVKFRRQHAIDAYIVDFVTIPDKLIVEVDGDVHLEPEQIEYDAGRTHALQELGYQIIRFTNEEVINRLDEVLTTIQQHLTHTNENHRLRNNS
- a CDS encoding phosphoribosylaminoimidazolesuccinocarboxamide synthase codes for the protein MNTLNHFDTPQLELLHRGKVRDSYRAPSGERLIVVTDRLSAFDSVLETPVAHKGAVLNGLAAFWFEKTQHIIPNHVISLLDPNVTLAKEAEPIRVEMVVRNYLTGSMLRGYQSGQRTFSGVTVPDGLTKHQKFPEPIVTPTTKEESDREITPENLVSEGWVSAELYEKMRVKSLELFNFASQWMAERGIILVDTKYEFGLLDGELILIDEIHTPDSSRFWSAEDYAKNPEAVEQIDKEYVRQWLIANKQDGQYPRALTPEVSAEATRRYLDIYERITGAPLPTANEATAGGDVQARLVNNLVQAGIMKSA